One stretch of Glycine soja cultivar W05 chromosome 7, ASM419377v2, whole genome shotgun sequence DNA includes these proteins:
- the LOC114418999 gene encoding phosphatidylinositol:ceramide inositolphosphotransferase 1-like: MSFYIGREASKLWKRFYAETTTELNLLAENWKYLLAGIAFQYIHGLAARGVHYLHRPGPTLQDLGFILLPELGQEKAYISETLFTFIFLSFVLWTFHPFIFKSKKIYTALIWCRVLAFLVASQALRIVTFYATQLPGPNYHCREGSKLATLPRPDSVFEVLLINFPQDAIYGCGDLIFSSHMIFTLVFVNTYHRYGTRRCIKQLGWTLAVCQSLLIIASRKHYTVDIVVAWYTVNLVVFFVEKKLKELPDRTNAAAALLLPLSTKDNKDGRTKEENHKLLNGNSGVDPADWRQRTQANGKILEDGHAHHVDTAMNGA; this comes from the exons ATGTCGTTTTACATTGGTCGCGAGGCTTCCAAG CTGTGGAAGAGATTTTATGCAGAGACAACAACCGAGCTCAACCTCCTTGCGGAGAATTGGAAGTACCTTCTCGCTGGTATTGCTTTTCAG TACATACATGGTTTGGCTGCACGAGGAGTTCATTATTTACATAGGCCTGGCCCTACACTACAGGATCTTGGATTCATCCTTCTTCCG GAGCTTGGGCAAGAGAAGGCTTACATTAGTGAAACACTGTTTACCTTTATCTTTTTATCCTTTGTCCTT TGGACATTTCATCCCTTTATATTCAAGAGCAAAAAGATCTACACAGCTCTAATATGGTGCAGGGTTCTAGCTTTCTTAGTT GCTTCCCAAGCTCTACGCATAGTGACATTTTATGCTACGCAGCTTCCTGGTCCAAACTATCATTGCCGGGAG GGGTCTAAACTTGCTACACTGCCTCGTCCGGATAGTGTCTTTGAAGTCCTCTTGATTAATT TTCCACAAGATGCGATATATGGATGCGGTGATTTGATATTTTCATCACACATGATCTTTACTCTAGTCTTTGTTAATACATATCATAGATACGGCACACGAAG ATGTATAAAGCAGCTAGGGTGGACACTTGCAGTGTGTCAGTCTCTTTTGATAATAGCATCACGCAAACATTACACGGTTGATATAGTTGTTGCCTG GTATACGGTGAATTTGGTGGTATTTTTCGTTGAGAAGAAATTAAAAG AATTGCCAGACCGGACAAATGCTGCTGCAGCACTGCTGCTACCATTAAGCACCAAGGACAACAAAGATGGCAGGACCAAAGAAGAGAACCACAAGTTGTTGAATGGGAATTCTGGTGTTGACCCTGCGGATTGG AGGCAGAGAACTCAAGCAAATGGCAAGATTCTGGAAGATGGCCATGCACACCATGTTGACACTGCAATGAATGGTGCATAG